A stretch of the Acanthopagrus latus isolate v.2019 chromosome 9, fAcaLat1.1, whole genome shotgun sequence genome encodes the following:
- the LOC119025811 gene encoding collagen alpha-2(V) chain-like — MMSFVHLRTFLFLVVSVAQVLIVSCQDGTSGDDAGCTADGQTYTNRDIWKPEPCRICVCDNGQVLCDEIQCVELSNCEKMYIPDGECCPVCQMDSPGGGGGGGGGGGGGGGGGGTIGELTAAFCERFSG, encoded by the exons ATGATGAGCTTTGTGCATTTAAGGACTTTCCTTTTTCTGGTGGTCTCCGTGGCTCAGGTTTTGATTGTGTCATGTCAAGACGGGACCAGCG gagatGACGCGGGCTGCACGGCGGACGGGCAGACGTACACCAACAGGGACATCTGGAAGCCGGAGCCATGCCGGATCTGCGTCTGTGACAACGGCCAGGTCCTCTGCGACGAGATCCAGTGCGTTGAGCTGAGTAACTGCGAGAAGATGTACATCCCCGACGGCGAGTGCTGCCCCGTTTGTCAGATGGATTCAcccggcggcggcggcggcggcggcggcggcggcggaggaggaggtggaggaggcggaACTATCGGTGAGCTGACGGCCGCCTTCTGTGAACGTTTCTCGGGGTGA